The following coding sequences are from one Epinephelus moara isolate mb chromosome 7, YSFRI_EMoa_1.0, whole genome shotgun sequence window:
- the fmnl2a gene encoding formin-like protein 2 isoform X3 encodes MGNAGSMDQHTDFRGHNMPLKLPMPDPGELEERFATVLNSMNLPPDKARLLRQYDNEKKWELICDQERFQVKNPPHTYLQKLRSYLDPAVTRKKFRRRVQESTQVLRELEISLRTNHIGWVREFLNEENKGLDVLVEYLSFAQYAVTFDGDCVENNPEAAMDKSKPWSRSIEDLHGGSTLPSSMTGNGITRAGRHSTIRCNTLPSRRTLKNSRLVCKKDDVHVCIMCLRAIMNYQYGFNMVMSHPHAVNEIALSLNNKNPRTKALVLELLAAVCLVRGGHEIILSAFDNFKEVCMEEQRFEKLMEYFKNEDNNIDFMVACMQFINIVVHSVEDMNFRVHLQYDFTKLCLDDYLDKLKHTESDKLQVQIQAYLDNVFDVGALLEDAETKNAALERVEELEENMSHMTEKLLDTENEAMSKIVELEKQLMQRNKELESIREVYKDTSSQVHTLRQMLKEKDEAIQRQSNLEKKIHELEKQGTIKIQKKGDGDISILPSPPSAVQGLPGAVIGGTGAAVSPNHTGVVAGTPAPPPPPPPPPLPVNGTLSNGPSSAIPAAAAAPPPPPPPPPPPPPPPGPASQISVPIPPPPPPVAPPLPGCGTPTVIMNSGLAEGPIKLFSVKIKKPIKTKFRMPVFNWVALKPNQINGTVFNEIDDERILEDLNVDEFEEMFKTKAQGPAIDITSNKQKVIQKGPNKVALLDSNRAKNLAITLRKVGKTSEEICKAIQIFDLRTLPVDFVECLMRFQPTENEIKVLRQFEKERKPLESLTDEDRFMMQFSKIERLMQKMTIMAFIGNFCESVQMLTPQLHAVIAASVSIKSSQKLKKILEIILALGNYMNSSKRGAVYGFKLQSLDLLLDTKSTDRKITLLHYIANVVKEKYSQVALFYNELHYVEKAAAVSLENVLLDVKELQRGMELTKREYSMHGHNTMLKDFITHNESKLKKLQDDAKIAQDAFDEAVKFFGENSKTTPPSVFFPVFVRFVKAYRQAEEDNEQKKRQEQLLMEKLLEQEAMMEEDQKSPSKNKRQQQELIQELRRKQVKDSRHVYEGKDGAIEDIITVLKTVPFTARTAKRGSRFFCEPALNEEYHY; translated from the exons aaCTCGATGAATCTTCCTCCAGACAAAGCGCGACTGTTGCGGCAGTATGACAATGAGAAGAAGTGGGAGCTCATCTGCGATCAG gaGCGATTCCAAGTGAAAAACCCGCCTCACACGTACCTCCAAAAGCTGAGGAGTTATCTAGACCCAGCAGTCACAAGAAAG AAATTCAGACGGAGAGTTCAGGAGTCCACCCAAGTCCTGAGAGAACTGGAAATTTCGTTACGCACCAATCATATAGG gTGGGTGAGAGAATTCTTAAATGAAGAGAACAAGGGCCTGGACGTGCTGGTGGAGTATCTTTCTTTTGCACAGTATGCCGTCAC GTTTGATGGAGACTGTGTGGAGAACAATCCAGAGGCTGCCATGGATAAGTCTAAGCCCTGGAGCCGCTCTATAGAAGACCTGCATGGAGGAAGCACCCTGCCATCTTCCATGACCGGGAATGGCATCACACGTGCTGGGCGACATTCCACGATACG CTGCAACACACTGCCGAGCCGGAGAACCCTGAAAAACTCCAGACTGGTCTGCAAGAAAGACGACGTCCACGTCTGCATCATGTGCCTGCGTGCTATCATGAACTACCAG TATGGCTTCAACATGGTTATGTCACACCCACATGCTGTGAATGAAATTGCACTAAGTCTCAACAATAAAAACCCGAG AACCAAAGCTCTGGTCTTGGAGCTCCTGGCGGCAGTTTGTCTCGTCAGAGGAGGCCACGAAATTATTCTCTCTGCGTTCGACAACTTTAAGGAG GTGTGTATGGAGGAGCAGCGGTTTGAGAAGCTAATGGAGTATTTCAAGAACGAAGACAACAACATCGACTTCATG GTGGCCTGTATGCAGTTCATCAACATCGTGGTGCACTCGGTGGAGGACATGAACTTCAGAGTTCACCTACAGTACGACTTCACCAAGCTGTGTCTGGACGACTACTTAGAC aaACTAAAGCATACAGAGAGTGATAAGTTGCAGGTTCAGATCCAGGCCTACTTGGATAATGTGTTTgacgtgggagcccttctggaGGATGCCGAGACCAAAAACGCCGCTCTGGAGCgggtggaggagctggaggagaacaTGTCACAT ATGACAGAGAAGCTGCTGGACACAGAGAACGAGGCCATGTCAAAGATCGTGGAGTTGGAGAAGCAGCTGATGCAAAGGAACAAGGAGCTTGAATCGATCAGG GAAGTCTACAAAGACACCAGCTCGCAGGTGCACACACTGcggcagatgttaaaggagAAGGACGAGGCCATCCAGCGACAGAGCAACCTGGAAAAGAAGATCCACGAGCTGGAGAAACAAGGCACCATCAAGATCCAGAAGAAGGGAGACGGAGACATCTCCATCCTGCCCTCACCGCCCTCTGCCGTGCAGGGCTTGCCGGGTGCTGTGATTGGAGGAACCGGTGCAGCTGTCAGTCCGAATCATACAGGAGTCGTGGCGGGTACACcagctccaccaccacctcctccaccccctccaCTACCAGTGAACGGCACAT TGTCAAATGGACCTTCGTCAGCCAttcccgcagcagcagcagctcccccACCTccgccgcctcctcctccacctccccctcctcctccagggCCAGCCTCACAGATCTCAGTACCTAtacctcctccgcctcctcctgtaGCGCCTCCACTGCCCGGCTGTGGGACGCCAACTGTCATCATGAACTCTGGGTTAGCGG AGGGACCCATCAAACTTTTCT CTGTTAAGATCAAGAAACCCATCAAGACAAAATTCCGCATGCCCGTCTTCAACTGGGTCGCCCTGAAACCAAACCAGATCAACGGGACCGTCTTCAATGAGATTGATGATGAGAGGATACTTGAG GACCTGAACGTGGACGAGTTCGAGGAGATGTTTAAGACAAAAGCCCAGGGCCCGGCAATCGACATCACCTCAAACAAGCAGAAGGTCATCCAGAAGGGGCCGAACAAGGTGGCGCTACTGGACTCTAACAGAGCGAAGAACCTGGCCATCACGCTGAGGAAAGTGGGCAAGACTTCTGAGGAGATCTGCAAGGCCATACAGAT CTTTGATCTGAGAACTCTGCCCGTGGACTTCGTGGAATGTCTGATGCGCTTCCAACCCACCGAAAATGAGATTAAAGTCCTGCGGCAGTTTGAGAAGGAGCGCAAGCCGCTGGAGAGCCTGACGGACGAGGACCGCTTCATGATGCAGTTCAGTAAAATCGAGCGGCTCATGCAGAAGATGACCATCATGGCCTTCATCGGCAACTTCTGTGAGAGTGTGCAGATGCTCACGCCG CAACTTCACGCAGTCATCGCAGCATCTGTGTCCATCAAGTCATCACAGAAGTTAAAGAAAATTCTAGAG ATTATCTTGGCGCTTGGAAACTACATGAACAGCAGCAAAAGAGGAGCTGTGTACGGATTCAAGCTGCAAAGTTTAGACTTG CTACTTGATACCAAGTCGACAGACCGTAAGATAACGTTGTTACACTACATAGCCAATGTAGTAAAGGAGAAGTACTCTCAAGTTGCTCTCTTCTACAACGAGCTGCACTACGTGGAgaaagctgcagcag TGTCGTTGGAGAACGTCCTGCTGGATGTTAAGGAGCTGCAGAGAGGCATGGAGCTGACCAAAAGGGAGTACAGCATGCACGGCCACAACACCATGCTCAAAGACTTCATCACACACAATGAGAGCAAGCTGAAGAAGCTGCAGGATGATGCCAAGATTGCACAG GATGCCTTTGACGAAGCTGTTAAGTTCTTCGGGGAGAACTCCAAAACGACGCCGCCCTCCGTCTTCTTCCCTGTGTTTGTGCGATTTGTTAAGGCGTACAGG CAAGCAGAGGAGGACAACGAGCAGAAAAAGAGACAGGAGCAGCTTTTGATGGAGAAACTTCTAGAACAGGAGGCCATGATGGAGGAAGACCAGAAG TCTCCATCCAAGAACAAGCGGCAGCAGCAAGAGCTGATTCAGGAGCTCAGGAGGAAACAGGTGAAAGACAGCCGCCATGTCTACGAAGGCAAAGATGGAGCGATTGAGGACATCATCACGG TGCTGAAGACAGTGCCCTTTACCGCCCGCACAGCCAAGCGTGGCTCTCGGTTCTTCTGCGAGCCCGCCCTCAATGAGGAGTACCATTACTAA
- the fmnl2a gene encoding formin-like protein 2 isoform X6, with protein sequence MGNAGSMDQHTDFRGHNMPLKLPMPDPGELEERFATVLNSMNLPPDKARLLRQYDNEKKWELICDQERFQVKNPPHTYLQKLRSYLDPAVTRKKFRRRVQESTQVLRELEISLRTNHIGWVREFLNEENKGLDVLVEYLSFAQYAVTFDGDCVENNPEAAMDKSKPWSRSIEDLHGGSTLPSSMTGNGITRAGRHSTIRCNTLPSRRTLKNSRLVCKKDDVHVCIMCLRAIMNYQYGFNMVMSHPHAVNEIALSLNNKNPRTKALVLELLAAVCLVRGGHEIILSAFDNFKEVCMEEQRFEKLMEYFKNEDNNIDFMVACMQFINIVVHSVEDMNFRVHLQYDFTKLCLDDYLDKLKHTESDKLQVQIQAYLDNVFDVGALLEDAETKNAALERVEELEENMSHMTEKLLDTENEAMSKIVELEKQLMQRNKELESIREVYKDTSSQVHTLRQMLKEKDEAIQRQSNLEKKIHELEKQGTIKIQKKGDGDISILPSPPSAVQGLPGAVIGGTGAAVSPNHTGVVAGTPAPPPPPPPPPLPVNGTLSNGPSSAIPAAAAAPPPPPPPPPPPPPPPGPASQISVPIPPPPPPVAPPLPGCGTPTVIMNSGLAAVKIKKPIKTKFRMPVFNWVALKPNQINGTVFNEIDDERILEDLNVDEFEEMFKTKAQGPAIDITSNKQKVIQKGPNKVALLDSNRAKNLAITLRKVGKTSEEICKAIQIFDLRTLPVDFVECLMRFQPTENEIKVLRQFEKERKPLESLTDEDRFMMQFSKIERLMQKMTIMAFIGNFCESVQMLTPQLHAVIAASVSIKSSQKLKKILEIILALGNYMNSSKRGAVYGFKLQSLDLLLDTKSTDRKITLLHYIANVVKEKYSQVALFYNELHYVEKAAAVSLENVLLDVKELQRGMELTKREYSMHGHNTMLKDFITHNESKLKKLQDDAKIAQDAFDEAVKFFGENSKTTPPSVFFPVFVRFVKAYRQAEEDNEQKKRQEQLLMEKLLEQEAMMEEDQKSPSKNKRQQQELIQELRRKQVKDSRHVYEGKDGAIEDIITVLKTVPFTARTAKRGSRFFCEPALNEEYHY encoded by the exons aaCTCGATGAATCTTCCTCCAGACAAAGCGCGACTGTTGCGGCAGTATGACAATGAGAAGAAGTGGGAGCTCATCTGCGATCAG gaGCGATTCCAAGTGAAAAACCCGCCTCACACGTACCTCCAAAAGCTGAGGAGTTATCTAGACCCAGCAGTCACAAGAAAG AAATTCAGACGGAGAGTTCAGGAGTCCACCCAAGTCCTGAGAGAACTGGAAATTTCGTTACGCACCAATCATATAGG gTGGGTGAGAGAATTCTTAAATGAAGAGAACAAGGGCCTGGACGTGCTGGTGGAGTATCTTTCTTTTGCACAGTATGCCGTCAC GTTTGATGGAGACTGTGTGGAGAACAATCCAGAGGCTGCCATGGATAAGTCTAAGCCCTGGAGCCGCTCTATAGAAGACCTGCATGGAGGAAGCACCCTGCCATCTTCCATGACCGGGAATGGCATCACACGTGCTGGGCGACATTCCACGATACG CTGCAACACACTGCCGAGCCGGAGAACCCTGAAAAACTCCAGACTGGTCTGCAAGAAAGACGACGTCCACGTCTGCATCATGTGCCTGCGTGCTATCATGAACTACCAG TATGGCTTCAACATGGTTATGTCACACCCACATGCTGTGAATGAAATTGCACTAAGTCTCAACAATAAAAACCCGAG AACCAAAGCTCTGGTCTTGGAGCTCCTGGCGGCAGTTTGTCTCGTCAGAGGAGGCCACGAAATTATTCTCTCTGCGTTCGACAACTTTAAGGAG GTGTGTATGGAGGAGCAGCGGTTTGAGAAGCTAATGGAGTATTTCAAGAACGAAGACAACAACATCGACTTCATG GTGGCCTGTATGCAGTTCATCAACATCGTGGTGCACTCGGTGGAGGACATGAACTTCAGAGTTCACCTACAGTACGACTTCACCAAGCTGTGTCTGGACGACTACTTAGAC aaACTAAAGCATACAGAGAGTGATAAGTTGCAGGTTCAGATCCAGGCCTACTTGGATAATGTGTTTgacgtgggagcccttctggaGGATGCCGAGACCAAAAACGCCGCTCTGGAGCgggtggaggagctggaggagaacaTGTCACAT ATGACAGAGAAGCTGCTGGACACAGAGAACGAGGCCATGTCAAAGATCGTGGAGTTGGAGAAGCAGCTGATGCAAAGGAACAAGGAGCTTGAATCGATCAGG GAAGTCTACAAAGACACCAGCTCGCAGGTGCACACACTGcggcagatgttaaaggagAAGGACGAGGCCATCCAGCGACAGAGCAACCTGGAAAAGAAGATCCACGAGCTGGAGAAACAAGGCACCATCAAGATCCAGAAGAAGGGAGACGGAGACATCTCCATCCTGCCCTCACCGCCCTCTGCCGTGCAGGGCTTGCCGGGTGCTGTGATTGGAGGAACCGGTGCAGCTGTCAGTCCGAATCATACAGGAGTCGTGGCGGGTACACcagctccaccaccacctcctccaccccctccaCTACCAGTGAACGGCACAT TGTCAAATGGACCTTCGTCAGCCAttcccgcagcagcagcagctcccccACCTccgccgcctcctcctccacctccccctcctcctccagggCCAGCCTCACAGATCTCAGTACCTAtacctcctccgcctcctcctgtaGCGCCTCCACTGCCCGGCTGTGGGACGCCAACTGTCATCATGAACTCTGGGTTAGCGG CTGTTAAGATCAAGAAACCCATCAAGACAAAATTCCGCATGCCCGTCTTCAACTGGGTCGCCCTGAAACCAAACCAGATCAACGGGACCGTCTTCAATGAGATTGATGATGAGAGGATACTTGAG GACCTGAACGTGGACGAGTTCGAGGAGATGTTTAAGACAAAAGCCCAGGGCCCGGCAATCGACATCACCTCAAACAAGCAGAAGGTCATCCAGAAGGGGCCGAACAAGGTGGCGCTACTGGACTCTAACAGAGCGAAGAACCTGGCCATCACGCTGAGGAAAGTGGGCAAGACTTCTGAGGAGATCTGCAAGGCCATACAGAT CTTTGATCTGAGAACTCTGCCCGTGGACTTCGTGGAATGTCTGATGCGCTTCCAACCCACCGAAAATGAGATTAAAGTCCTGCGGCAGTTTGAGAAGGAGCGCAAGCCGCTGGAGAGCCTGACGGACGAGGACCGCTTCATGATGCAGTTCAGTAAAATCGAGCGGCTCATGCAGAAGATGACCATCATGGCCTTCATCGGCAACTTCTGTGAGAGTGTGCAGATGCTCACGCCG CAACTTCACGCAGTCATCGCAGCATCTGTGTCCATCAAGTCATCACAGAAGTTAAAGAAAATTCTAGAG ATTATCTTGGCGCTTGGAAACTACATGAACAGCAGCAAAAGAGGAGCTGTGTACGGATTCAAGCTGCAAAGTTTAGACTTG CTACTTGATACCAAGTCGACAGACCGTAAGATAACGTTGTTACACTACATAGCCAATGTAGTAAAGGAGAAGTACTCTCAAGTTGCTCTCTTCTACAACGAGCTGCACTACGTGGAgaaagctgcagcag TGTCGTTGGAGAACGTCCTGCTGGATGTTAAGGAGCTGCAGAGAGGCATGGAGCTGACCAAAAGGGAGTACAGCATGCACGGCCACAACACCATGCTCAAAGACTTCATCACACACAATGAGAGCAAGCTGAAGAAGCTGCAGGATGATGCCAAGATTGCACAG GATGCCTTTGACGAAGCTGTTAAGTTCTTCGGGGAGAACTCCAAAACGACGCCGCCCTCCGTCTTCTTCCCTGTGTTTGTGCGATTTGTTAAGGCGTACAGG CAAGCAGAGGAGGACAACGAGCAGAAAAAGAGACAGGAGCAGCTTTTGATGGAGAAACTTCTAGAACAGGAGGCCATGATGGAGGAAGACCAGAAG TCTCCATCCAAGAACAAGCGGCAGCAGCAAGAGCTGATTCAGGAGCTCAGGAGGAAACAGGTGAAAGACAGCCGCCATGTCTACGAAGGCAAAGATGGAGCGATTGAGGACATCATCACGG TGCTGAAGACAGTGCCCTTTACCGCCCGCACAGCCAAGCGTGGCTCTCGGTTCTTCTGCGAGCCCGCCCTCAATGAGGAGTACCATTACTAA
- the fmnl2a gene encoding formin-like protein 2 isoform X2: MGNAGSMDQHTDFRGHNMPLKLPMPDPGELEERFATVLNSMNLPPDKARLLRQYDNEKKWELICDQERFQVKNPPHTYLQKLRSYLDPAVTRKKFRRRVQESTQVLRELEISLRTNHIGWVREFLNEENKGLDVLVEYLSFAQYAVTFDGDCVENNPEAAMDKSKPWSRSIEDLHGGSTLPSSMTGNGITRAGRHSTIRCNTLPSRRTLKNSRLVCKKDDVHVCIMCLRAIMNYQYGFNMVMSHPHAVNEIALSLNNKNPRTKALVLELLAAVCLVRGGHEIILSAFDNFKEVCMEEQRFEKLMEYFKNEDNNIDFMVACMQFINIVVHSVEDMNFRVHLQYDFTKLCLDDYLDKLKHTESDKLQVQIQAYLDNVFDVGALLEDAETKNAALERVEELEENMSHMTEKLLDTENEAMSKIVELEKQLMQRNKELESIREVYKDTSSQVHTLRQMLKEKDEAIQRQSNLEKKIHELEKQGTIKIQKKGDGDISILPSPPSAVQGLPGAVIGGTGAAVSPNHTGVVAGTPAPPPPPPPPPLPVNGTLSNGPSSAIPAAAAAPPPPPPPPPPPPPPPGPASQISVPIPPPPPPVAPPLPGCGTPTVIMNSGLAEGPIKLFSVKIKKPIKTKFRMPVFNWVALKPNQINGTVFNEIDDERILEDLNVDEFEEMFKTKAQGPAIDITSNKQKVIQKGPNKVALLDSNRAKNLAITLRKVGKTSEEICKAIQIFDLRTLPVDFVECLMRFQPTENEIKVLRQFEKERKPLESLTDEDRFMMQFSKIERLMQKMTIMAFIGNFCESVQMLTPQLHAVIAASVSIKSSQKLKKILEIILALGNYMNSSKRGAVYGFKLQSLDLLLDTKSTDRKITLLHYIANVVKEKYSQVALFYNELHYVEKAAAVSLENVLLDVKELQRGMELTKREYSMHGHNTMLKDFITHNESKLKKLQDDAKIAQDAFDEAVKFFGENSKTTPPSVFFPVFVRFVKAYRQAEEDNEQKKRQEQLLMEKLLEQEAMMEEDQKSPSKNKRQQQELIQELRRKQVKDSRHVYEGKDGAIEDIITALKKNNITKFPNVYSRVRNSSSSTPVVVDVSQT; the protein is encoded by the exons aaCTCGATGAATCTTCCTCCAGACAAAGCGCGACTGTTGCGGCAGTATGACAATGAGAAGAAGTGGGAGCTCATCTGCGATCAG gaGCGATTCCAAGTGAAAAACCCGCCTCACACGTACCTCCAAAAGCTGAGGAGTTATCTAGACCCAGCAGTCACAAGAAAG AAATTCAGACGGAGAGTTCAGGAGTCCACCCAAGTCCTGAGAGAACTGGAAATTTCGTTACGCACCAATCATATAGG gTGGGTGAGAGAATTCTTAAATGAAGAGAACAAGGGCCTGGACGTGCTGGTGGAGTATCTTTCTTTTGCACAGTATGCCGTCAC GTTTGATGGAGACTGTGTGGAGAACAATCCAGAGGCTGCCATGGATAAGTCTAAGCCCTGGAGCCGCTCTATAGAAGACCTGCATGGAGGAAGCACCCTGCCATCTTCCATGACCGGGAATGGCATCACACGTGCTGGGCGACATTCCACGATACG CTGCAACACACTGCCGAGCCGGAGAACCCTGAAAAACTCCAGACTGGTCTGCAAGAAAGACGACGTCCACGTCTGCATCATGTGCCTGCGTGCTATCATGAACTACCAG TATGGCTTCAACATGGTTATGTCACACCCACATGCTGTGAATGAAATTGCACTAAGTCTCAACAATAAAAACCCGAG AACCAAAGCTCTGGTCTTGGAGCTCCTGGCGGCAGTTTGTCTCGTCAGAGGAGGCCACGAAATTATTCTCTCTGCGTTCGACAACTTTAAGGAG GTGTGTATGGAGGAGCAGCGGTTTGAGAAGCTAATGGAGTATTTCAAGAACGAAGACAACAACATCGACTTCATG GTGGCCTGTATGCAGTTCATCAACATCGTGGTGCACTCGGTGGAGGACATGAACTTCAGAGTTCACCTACAGTACGACTTCACCAAGCTGTGTCTGGACGACTACTTAGAC aaACTAAAGCATACAGAGAGTGATAAGTTGCAGGTTCAGATCCAGGCCTACTTGGATAATGTGTTTgacgtgggagcccttctggaGGATGCCGAGACCAAAAACGCCGCTCTGGAGCgggtggaggagctggaggagaacaTGTCACAT ATGACAGAGAAGCTGCTGGACACAGAGAACGAGGCCATGTCAAAGATCGTGGAGTTGGAGAAGCAGCTGATGCAAAGGAACAAGGAGCTTGAATCGATCAGG GAAGTCTACAAAGACACCAGCTCGCAGGTGCACACACTGcggcagatgttaaaggagAAGGACGAGGCCATCCAGCGACAGAGCAACCTGGAAAAGAAGATCCACGAGCTGGAGAAACAAGGCACCATCAAGATCCAGAAGAAGGGAGACGGAGACATCTCCATCCTGCCCTCACCGCCCTCTGCCGTGCAGGGCTTGCCGGGTGCTGTGATTGGAGGAACCGGTGCAGCTGTCAGTCCGAATCATACAGGAGTCGTGGCGGGTACACcagctccaccaccacctcctccaccccctccaCTACCAGTGAACGGCACAT TGTCAAATGGACCTTCGTCAGCCAttcccgcagcagcagcagctcccccACCTccgccgcctcctcctccacctccccctcctcctccagggCCAGCCTCACAGATCTCAGTACCTAtacctcctccgcctcctcctgtaGCGCCTCCACTGCCCGGCTGTGGGACGCCAACTGTCATCATGAACTCTGGGTTAGCGG AGGGACCCATCAAACTTTTCT CTGTTAAGATCAAGAAACCCATCAAGACAAAATTCCGCATGCCCGTCTTCAACTGGGTCGCCCTGAAACCAAACCAGATCAACGGGACCGTCTTCAATGAGATTGATGATGAGAGGATACTTGAG GACCTGAACGTGGACGAGTTCGAGGAGATGTTTAAGACAAAAGCCCAGGGCCCGGCAATCGACATCACCTCAAACAAGCAGAAGGTCATCCAGAAGGGGCCGAACAAGGTGGCGCTACTGGACTCTAACAGAGCGAAGAACCTGGCCATCACGCTGAGGAAAGTGGGCAAGACTTCTGAGGAGATCTGCAAGGCCATACAGAT CTTTGATCTGAGAACTCTGCCCGTGGACTTCGTGGAATGTCTGATGCGCTTCCAACCCACCGAAAATGAGATTAAAGTCCTGCGGCAGTTTGAGAAGGAGCGCAAGCCGCTGGAGAGCCTGACGGACGAGGACCGCTTCATGATGCAGTTCAGTAAAATCGAGCGGCTCATGCAGAAGATGACCATCATGGCCTTCATCGGCAACTTCTGTGAGAGTGTGCAGATGCTCACGCCG CAACTTCACGCAGTCATCGCAGCATCTGTGTCCATCAAGTCATCACAGAAGTTAAAGAAAATTCTAGAG ATTATCTTGGCGCTTGGAAACTACATGAACAGCAGCAAAAGAGGAGCTGTGTACGGATTCAAGCTGCAAAGTTTAGACTTG CTACTTGATACCAAGTCGACAGACCGTAAGATAACGTTGTTACACTACATAGCCAATGTAGTAAAGGAGAAGTACTCTCAAGTTGCTCTCTTCTACAACGAGCTGCACTACGTGGAgaaagctgcagcag TGTCGTTGGAGAACGTCCTGCTGGATGTTAAGGAGCTGCAGAGAGGCATGGAGCTGACCAAAAGGGAGTACAGCATGCACGGCCACAACACCATGCTCAAAGACTTCATCACACACAATGAGAGCAAGCTGAAGAAGCTGCAGGATGATGCCAAGATTGCACAG GATGCCTTTGACGAAGCTGTTAAGTTCTTCGGGGAGAACTCCAAAACGACGCCGCCCTCCGTCTTCTTCCCTGTGTTTGTGCGATTTGTTAAGGCGTACAGG CAAGCAGAGGAGGACAACGAGCAGAAAAAGAGACAGGAGCAGCTTTTGATGGAGAAACTTCTAGAACAGGAGGCCATGATGGAGGAAGACCAGAAG TCTCCATCCAAGAACAAGCGGCAGCAGCAAGAGCTGATTCAGGAGCTCAGGAGGAAACAGGTGAAAGACAGCCGCCATGTCTACGAAGGCAAAGATGGAGCGATTGAGGACATCATCACGG CTCTAAAGAAGAATAATATTACTAAATTTCCCAATGTCTACTCGAGGGTAAGGAACTCCTCCAGTAGCACACCTGTAGTGGTGGATGTGTCCCAAACCTG A